From the genome of Pseudarthrobacter sp. NIBRBAC000502772:
CCCAAGGGGCACGAGATTTCAGTGTTTGAGGAAGTGGCCCTGGCCGACCTCTCGGCAGAGACTTTCCTGGACGTCGCCGAAATGGGTGGCCCGGAAGCGGCCATGCAGGTGGTGGCGTCCGGTGCGGGCCTGGTGATTTTGCCCATGTCCGTGGCCAGGCATTTCAACGTCAAGGACACCGTGGCCCGCCGGCTGACGGGTGCCCCGGTCACGGAGATCGCGCTGGCCTGGCCCAGCGACTCCTCGGACGACATCATTGAGGAGTTCATCGGGATTGTCCGCGGCCGCACCGCGGCAAGCTCCCGGCAGCCGTCGGCCCAGCAGGAGAAGCCCAAGAAGGAGCCGAAGCCGGACCGGCGCGGCCCCGCGGTCAAGAAGCCGAAGGTGGCCCAGCGTTACGCGCCGAATCCGGACAAGGGCCGCGGCAAAGGCTCACGCAAAAAGGGCAAGCGCTAAGCCGAGCAGGCTTCCGTCAGTGCTGTGACTGACTCAGCCGGCACCTGGTCTCCGGCTTCGGCGATCTGGCCCAGCGGCGTCGTAATTTCCGCAGGCACCCCGGCAGTGTCCGCGGCGGACACCAGCCCGCCCAGCAATGCCTTGTCCTGGACGCTGACCAGCCCGTCCTCCACCACGGTGCAGACCTGCTTCCTGACCTCGTCCGAGGCTGCGGTTGCCACCTTGGAGGCGGCATCGTTCGCGGTGGTTTCAGCGACTTCCTGGACCGATCCGCAGGCGGAGAGGAGGAGCATCAGGGGGACGGCGGACAGGGCTGCAAGGCGGCGTTTCATTCGTCCAGCCTAACGGCTCAGTCTGTTCCGGCCTCGCCGTGCACCTCGCTCAGGTTGTCTTCGGAGCGGTCCAGGTACGCCAGGAGAAGGTCGGCCGCGCGGTCCAGTTCCCCGGCTTCCAGGGCCAGGCAGATCGCTTCGTTGTCCGGCAGGTAGTGCTGGTAGAACTGCGCGTCCACGGTGGCTTTGTGGAAAAACAGGCGCATTTCGGCCAGGACCTGGCCCATGATGCTGTTCAGCCGCGGGCTTCCGGCCATGGCCACAATGGCGCCGTGGAAGTGCTGGTTGGCGGTGCCCAGGGCTTCGTCGTCACCGGCTGCCGCAGCTCGTTTGCCTTCGTCAACGGCGGCCCGGACGGCGGCCACGTCCTCCGGGCTGCCTCCGGCACGCAGGGCGGCGACCTCGATGGCGCGCCGGACGGTATAGACGTCGTGGACGTCCCCCGCCTCCAGGCTTGCCACGAAGACGCCGCGGTTGGGATGGCGGACCACCAGGCGTTCGCTGGCAAGTTCCACGAAGGCCTCGCGCACCGTGTTGCGGGAGACGCCCAGGTCCTCGGCGATGGTGGATTCGGTGAGCCGCGTTCCGGGAAGCAATGCTCCCTCCGCCAGCTGCAGGCGGAGTTCATCCGCCACCCGCTCAGCCACGGACGGAACGGCCACTCGCAGGCGGCCTGAGGCGGTCCGGGTCGCCGTTGCAGTCGTCGAAATGCGGGAAGAGGGGACGAGCGGGTCTGAAGAGGCCATACACGAGAATTTACACGATCGTCACATTGTGGAATCGAAGGATTGTTGAACAATCTGTAAATTTAGTGCATCCTAGTAGGACCACTCAATGAGACGGGGATCACAAATGGCAACGATTGACCTGAACAGCGACGTCGGCGAGTCCTTCGGACGATGGAGCCTCGGCGATGACCTGGCGATGTTCGGCTCGGTTTCGAGCGCGAACGTGGCCTGCGGATTCCACGCCGGCGATCCCAGCGTCATCCGCAGGACCTGCCGCGAGGCTGCTGCTGCCGGCGTCGCTATTGGTGCCCACGTCGGCTACCGGGACCTCGCCGGTTTCGGACGCCGATTCATGGACATCAGCCCCACAGAACTGGCCGACGACGTGGTGTACCAGATCGGTGCCCTGCAGGCCCTGGCCGCCGTTGAAGGAACCCAAGTCCGGTATGTGAAGCCGCACGGCGGACTGTACAACGCCATCGTGACGCACACAGCGCAGGCCCAGGCCGTCGTCGACGCCGTGAAATCGGTTGACCCCAACCTTCCGATCCTCGGCCTCCCCGGTTCGGAAGTCCTGCGGCTTGCAGAGAAAGCCGGCTTGCGCGCCGTGACCGAAGCGTTCGCGGACAGGGCCTACAACCCGGACGGCACCCTGGTGTCGCGCTCCCTCCCCGGAGCAGTCCTTGAGGATCCGGAACAAGTGGCGGAACATGTCCTACGGATGGCCACGGAATCCTCCGTCCGCACAATTGACGGGTCCACCCTCAAAATCCGCGCGGAAAGCATCTGCGTGCATGGTGACTCACCGGGGGCCGTAGCGATGGCCACCGCAGTGAAGTCCGCTCTCGGCGACGCCGGCGTGAGCATCGGCTCGTTCCGCTAGCCCCATCCCAGGCCGCACCAAGGCCCCCGCACCACCCCTCATCCCCCCGGAGGAAACCATGACCAGCACAAACAAGGCCGCAAAGGCCTCGGCAAGGAAGCCGCCGCCCGGCGCGCTCAAGGCGTACGTCGCCAGCCTCACCGGCACCTCGCTTGAGTACTACGACTTCGCGATCTACTCGGTGGCGTCAGCCCTCGTCTTCCCCAAGATTTTCTTCCCCTCGGATGATGAATTCGTAGGCCTCCTGCTGTCCTTCTCCGCCTTTGCGGTGGGCTACCTCGCCCGCCCCA
Proteins encoded in this window:
- a CDS encoding LysR family transcriptional regulator substrate-binding protein, yielding MPADNESPQNASPDESPEQEAPRVLRFAYVAGVTPGKWIRRWEERVLDIPLESFMSDDGAQLSVLRDGSADLSFVRLPVEREGLNVIPLYEEQPVVVAPKGHEISVFEEVALADLSAETFLDVAEMGGPEAAMQVVASGAGLVILPMSVARHFNVKDTVARRLTGAPVTEIALAWPSDSSDDIIEEFIGIVRGRTAASSRQPSAQQEKPKKEPKPDRRGPAVKKPKVAQRYAPNPDKGRGKGSRKKGKR
- a CDS encoding LamB/YcsF family protein codes for the protein MATIDLNSDVGESFGRWSLGDDLAMFGSVSSANVACGFHAGDPSVIRRTCREAAAAGVAIGAHVGYRDLAGFGRRFMDISPTELADDVVYQIGALQALAAVEGTQVRYVKPHGGLYNAIVTHTAQAQAVVDAVKSVDPNLPILGLPGSEVLRLAEKAGLRAVTEAFADRAYNPDGTLVSRSLPGAVLEDPEQVAEHVLRMATESSVRTIDGSTLKIRAESICVHGDSPGAVAMATAVKSALGDAGVSIGSFR
- a CDS encoding GntR family transcriptional regulator, producing MASSDPLVPSSRISTTATATRTASGRLRVAVPSVAERVADELRLQLAEGALLPGTRLTESTIAEDLGVSRNTVREAFVELASERLVVRHPNRGVFVASLEAGDVHDVYTVRRAIEVAALRAGGSPEDVAAVRAAVDEGKRAAAAGDDEALGTANQHFHGAIVAMAGSPRLNSIMGQVLAEMRLFFHKATVDAQFYQHYLPDNEAICLALEAGELDRAADLLLAYLDRSEDNLSEVHGEAGTD